The proteins below are encoded in one region of Methanofollis aquaemaris:
- a CDS encoding response regulator, whose translation MGKILIVDDTLFMRTLLKNILFSGGHTIVGEAENGEDAIAKYQELKPDLVTMDVVMPKKNGIEALQGIREIDPNAKVVMCTAVGQEQMVKLAVKSGAKGYIVKPFQAPKVLEEVKNVLGA comes from the coding sequence ATGGGTAAGATCCTGATTGTCGATGATACGCTCTTTATGCGGACTCTCCTGAAGAATATCCTCTTTTCCGGAGGGCATACGATCGTCGGTGAAGCCGAGAACGGCGAAGACGCGATCGCGAAGTACCAGGAACTGAAACCTGACCTTGTTACGATGGACGTCGTCATGCCAAAGAAGAACGGCATCGAAGCACTCCAGGGGATCAGGGAGATCGACCCCAATGCAAAGGTGGTCATGTGTACTGCGGTGGGCCAGGAACAGATGGTGAAGTTGGCGGTAAAAAGCGGCGCAAAGGGCTATATCGTCAAGCCGTTCCAGGCACCGAAGGTACTTGAGGAGGTGAAAAACGTCCTTGGGGCCTGA